A portion of the Hymenobacter gelipurpurascens genome contains these proteins:
- a CDS encoding BamA/TamA family outer membrane protein: MRRLFLSCSLLTLLAGGLTLPVAVAQKPEQAPHPTRPNYRNGGENWEAKTPPDSTSIRYSIFLIGDVGKPIASEEGGEPSLNYLRKQILAAGIKSTTIYLGDNIYEYGMPQENAYDRKVSEKRITDQLDILRNYAGEKYMIPGNHDWKQGLNGSVEQVNREQRFVENYMTKDSAAFAYTGDFFIPRDACPGPFEVRLQDDVVMIAVNSQWFLQTTGERPYGSNSGCGVANETDFFTQLEDIIARNKDKNIMVVAHHPLFSDGIHGGYFTLGDHFFPLSIVYKYAFLPLPIIGSIYPFARKYGGVSQDIAHPMYQAYKKGMMEIFQKYPNVVYAAGHEHNLQFFKEGNLNHIVSGSGCKTQHVKPGDGGDALFSDKEKGFARVNYYQDGQVWVEYFIPEGKGETGRRVFRTPMYALQTAQVAAATETQNIKRPDFRDSTITTAIHPEYAETGKFHRFLFGDHYRKEWATPITFPVLDMATEKGGLTPYKIGGGKQTASLKVRNEEGRNFTIRSLNKDPSAVLPEALREGAAADILQDQISAQHPLGSLVIPPLAEAAEILHTNPELRYIPQDPLLGQYLPRFANTPGAIEEDAKDDQSDVASLGNAKNLVGTDKVFERITDDNDNRVNEKAFARSRLFDMWIGDWDRHEDQWRWAEKKDKDGDRKFTAVPEDRDIAFFKGDGVLPYIASRKWAIRNFQNFGKDYADWKGLNLTALSNDRVYLASVTKEQWVKEAEELKAALTDEVIEKSFRERWPKQIYDLHGPEIIAKLKSRRDLLPEVAADYYTMVSSVTEVKGSKKREKFVVERLPDDKTHVTVQKINKEGELTKILFDRTFDNKVTKEIRLYGFAGEDVYDVKGDVKKGAKIRIIGGTDKDSITDRSNVSGISHKLQIYDADTSNVISAGKDARLRLEPGIDVSRYDVHTRTDRKDYTLNYFGPTAYFGYNIDDRLFVGGGAVYRTYGFRKDPYATEQSLAANYSPSQSAYNVRYLGHFVDVLGNLDLRVTAQLYGPQLLYNYFGIGNDTRNVLANDEGARARDINDTYRIRFSRLYVAPMLEKSLFSFLKFGFGPQYDQFRIERDQIGSEIGAGLDASGNGREGTSAVGIRASDFGLNRYLGGKAYLSLDASSSPKNPRIGLRFYNSAEYNYQLNGEKLQYGRLATEARFYLSPNFPFQLTWAGRIGAARNLGDYRFYQANTLGGTTNLRGYRRTRYAGRSSVYANAEVRIQLFSFNAYLVPGKFGILGLADAARVYSQYDTQTGIKSLHTAVGGGVWIDVLKQAVINATYSVGEEKLVFVGFDFLF; this comes from the coding sequence ATGAGAAGACTTTTTCTGTCCTGCAGCCTGCTTACGCTCCTGGCTGGTGGCCTTACCCTTCCTGTTGCAGTAGCCCAGAAGCCCGAACAGGCCCCACACCCTACCCGGCCTAACTACCGCAATGGAGGCGAAAACTGGGAGGCGAAAACGCCCCCGGATAGCACCAGCATTCGGTATTCTATTTTCCTGATCGGGGATGTGGGGAAGCCCATTGCCAGCGAGGAAGGCGGTGAACCATCTCTGAACTACCTGCGCAAGCAGATTCTGGCCGCCGGCATCAAGAGCACGACCATTTACCTCGGCGATAATATCTACGAGTATGGCATGCCCCAGGAAAATGCCTACGACCGCAAGGTTTCGGAGAAGCGCATCACCGATCAGCTGGATATTCTGCGCAACTACGCCGGCGAGAAATACATGATTCCCGGCAACCACGACTGGAAGCAGGGCCTGAATGGGAGCGTAGAGCAGGTAAACCGCGAGCAGCGCTTCGTGGAAAACTACATGACCAAGGACTCGGCGGCATTTGCCTACACCGGCGACTTTTTCATTCCGCGCGATGCCTGCCCCGGCCCGTTTGAGGTGCGCCTCCAGGATGATGTGGTGATGATTGCCGTGAACTCGCAGTGGTTTCTGCAGACTACCGGCGAGCGGCCCTATGGCTCCAACAGCGGCTGCGGCGTAGCCAACGAAACGGACTTCTTCACCCAGCTCGAAGACATTATTGCCCGCAACAAAGACAAGAACATCATGGTGGTGGCCCACCACCCGTTGTTCTCCGATGGCATTCATGGCGGCTACTTCACCCTGGGCGACCATTTCTTCCCGCTGTCCATCGTCTATAAGTATGCGTTTCTGCCGCTGCCCATCATCGGCAGTATTTACCCCTTTGCACGCAAGTACGGCGGGGTAAGCCAGGATATTGCGCACCCTATGTACCAGGCCTACAAGAAGGGTATGATGGAGATTTTCCAGAAATACCCCAACGTAGTGTATGCCGCCGGCCACGAGCACAACCTGCAGTTTTTCAAGGAAGGCAACCTCAACCACATCGTGAGCGGCTCGGGCTGCAAAACCCAGCACGTGAAGCCCGGCGACGGTGGCGACGCGCTGTTCTCCGATAAGGAGAAGGGCTTTGCCCGCGTGAACTACTACCAGGATGGCCAGGTGTGGGTGGAGTACTTTATTCCGGAAGGCAAGGGCGAAACCGGCCGCCGCGTGTTCCGCACCCCCATGTATGCCCTGCAAACGGCGCAGGTAGCCGCGGCCACGGAAACGCAGAATATAAAGCGTCCTGATTTCCGCGACAGTACCATTACCACGGCCATTCATCCGGAGTACGCCGAAACTGGCAAATTCCACCGCTTCCTGTTCGGCGACCATTACCGCAAGGAGTGGGCTACCCCAATTACATTTCCGGTGCTGGATATGGCCACCGAGAAAGGTGGCCTAACGCCCTACAAAATTGGGGGCGGCAAACAGACAGCCTCCCTAAAAGTGCGCAACGAGGAAGGCCGCAACTTCACCATCCGCAGCCTCAACAAAGATCCTTCGGCAGTACTGCCCGAGGCCCTGCGCGAAGGTGCCGCCGCTGATATTCTGCAGGATCAGATTTCGGCTCAGCACCCCTTGGGCTCGTTGGTGATACCACCCCTGGCCGAAGCTGCCGAGATTCTGCACACCAACCCCGAGCTGCGCTACATTCCGCAGGACCCCCTGCTAGGCCAGTACCTGCCGCGCTTTGCCAACACGCCGGGCGCTATTGAGGAAGATGCTAAAGATGACCAGAGCGACGTGGCCTCCCTGGGCAACGCCAAAAACCTGGTGGGCACCGACAAAGTGTTTGAGCGCATTACGGACGACAACGATAACCGCGTCAATGAAAAAGCTTTTGCCCGCTCCCGCCTCTTCGATATGTGGATTGGCGACTGGGACCGGCACGAGGACCAGTGGCGCTGGGCCGAGAAAAAGGACAAGGATGGCGACCGGAAATTCACGGCTGTACCCGAAGACCGCGACATTGCCTTCTTCAAGGGTGATGGGGTGCTGCCCTACATTGCCTCGCGCAAGTGGGCCATCCGGAACTTTCAGAACTTCGGGAAGGATTACGCCGACTGGAAAGGCCTGAACCTGACGGCTCTCAGCAACGACCGGGTGTACCTGGCCTCCGTGACCAAGGAGCAGTGGGTGAAAGAAGCAGAGGAGCTGAAAGCCGCTCTCACCGACGAAGTAATTGAGAAATCTTTCCGGGAAAGGTGGCCTAAGCAGATCTATGACCTGCATGGCCCCGAGATTATTGCCAAGCTGAAAAGCCGCCGCGACCTGCTGCCCGAAGTAGCCGCCGACTACTATACCATGGTGAGCAGCGTGACGGAGGTGAAAGGCTCCAAGAAGCGCGAGAAGTTTGTAGTAGAGCGCCTGCCCGACGATAAGACGCACGTAACCGTGCAGAAAATCAATAAGGAAGGTGAGCTGACCAAGATTCTCTTCGACCGCACCTTTGACAATAAGGTCACGAAGGAAATCCGCCTCTACGGCTTTGCCGGTGAGGATGTGTACGACGTGAAAGGCGACGTGAAGAAAGGTGCCAAGATCCGCATCATCGGTGGTACGGATAAGGACAGCATCACGGACCGCTCCAACGTGTCGGGCATCAGCCACAAGCTCCAGATTTACGATGCGGATACCAGCAACGTCATCTCGGCGGGCAAAGACGCACGCCTGCGCTTGGAGCCCGGCATTGATGTGAGCCGCTACGACGTGCATACCCGCACCGACCGCAAAGACTACACGCTCAACTATTTCGGCCCCACGGCTTATTTCGGCTACAACATTGATGACCGCCTGTTTGTGGGCGGCGGCGCTGTGTACCGCACCTACGGCTTCCGCAAAGACCCCTACGCCACCGAGCAAAGCCTAGCCGCCAACTACTCGCCTTCGCAGAGTGCCTACAATGTGCGCTATCTAGGCCACTTCGTGGATGTGCTAGGCAACCTGGACCTGCGAGTAACGGCCCAGCTCTATGGCCCGCAGCTGCTCTACAACTACTTCGGCATCGGTAACGATACCCGCAACGTGCTGGCCAATGATGAGGGCGCCCGTGCCCGCGACATAAACGACACGTACCGCATCCGGTTCTCGCGCCTATATGTGGCGCCTATGCTGGAGAAGAGCCTGTTCAGCTTCCTTAAGTTTGGCTTTGGCCCTCAGTACGACCAGTTCCGGATTGAGCGTGACCAGATTGGTAGCGAAATTGGGGCCGGCCTCGATGCCAGTGGCAACGGCCGCGAGGGCACTTCTGCCGTGGGCATTCGGGCTTCCGATTTTGGCCTGAACCGCTACCTCGGTGGTAAAGCCTACCTGAGCCTCGATGCCAGTTCCTCGCCAAAGAACCCACGCATAGGCCTACGCTTCTACAACTCGGCGGAGTATAACTACCAGCTCAACGGCGAAAAGCTGCAGTATGGCCGCCTGGCTACGGAGGCCCGTTTCTACCTCTCGCCCAATTTCCCGTTCCAGCTCACCTGGGCCGGCCGCATTGGAGCTGCCCGCAACCTCGGCGACTACCGCTTTTACCAGGCCAACACGCTGGGCGGCACCACCAACCTGCGCGGCTACCGCCGCACGCGCTACGCCGGCCGCAGCTCCGTGTATGCCAACGCCGAGGTACGCATCCAGCTCTTCAGCTTCAATGCGTACCTGGTGCCCGGCAAGTTTGGTATTCTGGGCCTGGCCGATGCCGCCCGGGTGTACTCGCAATACGATACCCAAACCGGCATCAAGTCCCTGCACACGGCAGTGGGTGGCGGTGTGTGGATAGATGTATTGAAGCAGGCCGTCATCAACGCCACGTACTCAGTAGGCGAGGAGAAGCTCGTGTTTGTTGGGTTTGACTTCCTGTTCTAG
- a CDS encoding DUF6268 family outer membrane beta-barrel protein → MTLFSTLIGRLTRPLATAGLLVGTLAAQAQVTPTTPPVYPPAAPLPGDTASANRVGRDKEFAVPSVLGMGPSKGLVAHLESLSDFKVNSDINDREPGTKASTTVTKNRRAFIKGYIPVWNHPHLKVVLGINYDREEFQFKNPENSVFYRNLEDKGLKTIGTQVAVIRPVDEVHWYIARIKGELNGDYTSSELTIPDYLKMSGEFIYGWKRTPNFAWGVGAQLGYTFGRQSLYPVILYNRTFNPRWGVEALFPARVTARYNVSPKTLLFGGYTVDGLNYNIKLREKLANGLQTLIVRETEVKFRLRMEREIYDFLWFGVEGGYRYNYSFNAFDEEGNKRGLFAFGSGTRPKIIQNTLGGAPYASIELFLVPPRKFLNKTTGGR, encoded by the coding sequence ATGACTCTATTCTCGACGCTGATTGGACGCCTGACCCGGCCGCTGGCTACCGCCGGACTGCTGGTAGGTACGCTGGCGGCACAGGCCCAGGTGACACCCACCACGCCGCCCGTATATCCGCCGGCTGCTCCCTTACCCGGGGATACCGCCTCCGCAAACCGGGTAGGCCGCGACAAGGAGTTTGCCGTGCCCAGCGTGCTGGGTATGGGGCCTAGCAAAGGCCTGGTAGCGCACCTGGAGAGCTTGTCTGATTTCAAGGTCAACTCCGATATCAATGACCGGGAGCCAGGCACGAAAGCCAGCACTACCGTCACCAAAAACCGCCGGGCATTTATCAAAGGCTACATTCCGGTCTGGAATCATCCGCACCTGAAAGTAGTGCTGGGCATCAACTACGACCGGGAGGAGTTCCAGTTCAAGAACCCCGAAAACTCCGTTTTCTACCGCAACCTTGAGGATAAAGGCCTGAAGACCATCGGCACGCAGGTGGCCGTAATTCGGCCTGTTGATGAGGTGCACTGGTACATTGCCCGCATCAAGGGCGAGCTGAACGGCGACTACACTTCCTCGGAGCTGACCATTCCGGACTACCTGAAGATGTCGGGCGAGTTTATTTATGGCTGGAAGCGTACTCCCAATTTTGCCTGGGGTGTGGGGGCACAGCTGGGCTACACGTTCGGGCGGCAGAGCCTGTACCCGGTTATCCTGTACAACCGCACGTTTAACCCGCGCTGGGGCGTAGAGGCGCTGTTCCCGGCCCGCGTAACGGCCCGCTACAATGTCTCGCCCAAAACGCTGCTCTTTGGGGGCTACACCGTCGATGGCCTCAACTACAACATCAAGCTGCGCGAAAAGCTAGCTAATGGCCTACAGACGCTGATTGTGCGCGAAACGGAAGTGAAGTTTAGGCTGCGCATGGAACGCGAGATTTACGATTTCCTCTGGTTCGGGGTGGAAGGTGGCTACCGCTACAACTACTCCTTCAATGCCTTCGATGAAGAAGGAAACAAGCGGGGGTTGTTTGCCTTTGGCAGCGGCACCCGGCCCAAAATCATCCAGAACACGCTGGGCGGCGCGCCCTACGCCAGCATCGAGCTATTTCTGGTGCCTCCCCGCAAGTTCCTGAATAAAACTACCGGCGGCCGCTAA
- the hflX gene encoding GTPase HflX — protein MLAKSEKNGTYETATEAETAVLVAVPDKRQADARTQEYLDELEFLAETAGATVTKRFVQRLDKPDIRTFVGEGKLEEIRAYVEHTQASMVIFDDDLSPSQLRNLEAELKVKIVDRSLLIIDIFASRAKSATARAQVELAQYQYLLPRLTGLWSHLDKQRGGGVSQRGPGETEIETDRRVVRDRIALLKEKLKDFDKQSSTQRKARTGIIRVALVGYTNVGKSTIMNLLSRSEVFAENKLFATVDSTVRKVVLETTPFLLSDTVGFIRKLPTRLIESFKSTLDEIREADLLVHVVDISHPTFEEQIAVVNETLKDIEAADKPMLLVFNKIDLYNPEQAPSDHPNFEGMNEDDDAPAARPTLEQLKATYMAKMHDPVIFISAQERENIEELRALLVRHVSRLYEQRYPSVRPISEDETE, from the coding sequence ATGCTGGCCAAATCAGAAAAGAATGGCACCTACGAAACCGCCACCGAGGCCGAAACCGCCGTGCTAGTGGCCGTGCCCGACAAACGCCAGGCTGACGCCCGCACCCAGGAATACCTCGATGAGCTGGAGTTTCTGGCCGAAACTGCCGGCGCCACCGTCACCAAGCGCTTCGTGCAGCGCCTCGATAAGCCCGATATCCGCACGTTTGTGGGCGAAGGCAAGCTGGAGGAAATCAGGGCCTACGTAGAGCACACGCAGGCCAGCATGGTGATTTTCGACGACGACCTTTCGCCTTCGCAGCTCCGCAACCTGGAGGCCGAGTTGAAGGTAAAAATCGTGGACCGCTCCCTGCTGATCATCGATATTTTCGCCAGCCGGGCTAAATCAGCCACGGCGCGGGCCCAGGTAGAGCTGGCGCAATACCAGTACCTGCTGCCCCGCCTCACGGGCCTCTGGAGCCACTTGGACAAGCAGCGGGGTGGTGGCGTAAGCCAGCGCGGACCGGGTGAAACCGAGATTGAGACTGACCGACGCGTAGTGCGCGACCGGATAGCCTTGCTCAAGGAGAAGCTCAAGGATTTCGACAAGCAGAGCTCTACGCAACGCAAGGCCCGCACGGGCATTATTCGGGTGGCGCTGGTGGGCTACACCAACGTGGGCAAGAGCACCATCATGAACCTGCTGAGCCGCTCCGAGGTGTTTGCCGAAAACAAGCTCTTCGCCACCGTCGACTCCACGGTGCGTAAGGTGGTGTTGGAAACCACGCCATTTTTGCTGTCTGATACCGTTGGGTTTATCCGTAAGCTGCCCACCCGCCTGATCGAGAGCTTCAAAAGCACCCTCGATGAGATTCGGGAAGCCGATTTGCTGGTGCACGTGGTGGACATTTCGCACCCCACGTTTGAAGAGCAGATTGCGGTAGTCAACGAAACCCTCAAGGATATTGAGGCCGCCGACAAGCCCATGCTACTGGTGTTCAACAAGATCGACCTTTATAACCCCGAGCAGGCGCCCAGCGACCATCCTAATTTTGAGGGGATGAACGAGGACGACGATGCACCCGCCGCCCGCCCGACGCTGGAGCAACTCAAAGCCACGTACATGGCCAAAATGCACGATCCGGTTATCTTCATCTCGGCGCAGGAGCGCGAGAACATTGAGGAGTTGCGGGCCCTGTTGGTACGGCACGTTTCCCGGCTGTATGAGCAGCGCTACCCTTCAGTTCGGCCCATCAGCGAGGATGAAACTGAATAA
- a CDS encoding Pycsar system effector family protein, whose amino-acid sequence METTPTLKPAKAEIVKKAKAFITQLFAEQLPATLVYHSPKHTAIVVKEAKALGEAAGLNEADLEILTLAAWFHDAGYISTYDGHEYRSMELAEQWLTEQGYPQERIAVIKDIIRSTHRDEQRETELQKLLVDADMSNLGRDDFFSNAELLRTEWETTLGKTYSNTEWAETQLNFLLGSKYYTDEAKERYKEQFKANIKEQRKKLKKTDKKSKQKLEDAEATFAEPKRGIETMFRTMYSNHMKLSDMADKKANMMISLNAVLMSLIITYFGAKLGSKSAALSNVGLLRNPVITIPMSILLITALGSVVTAILCAQPDVTSFKWLKRSPQIATNRRVNLLFFGNFSKLSLDDFQSGMTEIMRQKDALYTNMVTDIYYLGDVLTRKYRLLRLSYTIFMVGLILTALSFGIVLLYKS is encoded by the coding sequence ATGGAAACCACTCCGACGCTCAAACCCGCTAAGGCCGAAATTGTAAAAAAGGCTAAAGCATTCATTACGCAACTGTTCGCTGAGCAGCTGCCCGCCACCCTTGTCTATCACTCGCCCAAGCACACGGCCATAGTTGTGAAAGAAGCCAAGGCGCTAGGCGAAGCGGCCGGCCTGAACGAAGCCGACCTCGAAATTCTGACGCTGGCAGCCTGGTTTCATGACGCAGGCTACATCAGCACTTACGACGGCCACGAATACCGCAGTATGGAGCTGGCGGAGCAGTGGCTCACGGAGCAGGGCTATCCTCAGGAGCGCATTGCGGTGATAAAAGACATCATCCGGTCTACGCACCGCGACGAGCAGCGCGAAACAGAACTGCAGAAGCTCCTCGTGGACGCCGACATGAGCAATCTGGGTCGTGACGACTTTTTCTCCAATGCCGAGCTCTTGCGCACGGAATGGGAAACGACGCTGGGCAAAACCTACTCAAACACGGAGTGGGCCGAAACGCAGCTTAATTTCTTATTAGGCTCCAAATACTACACGGATGAGGCCAAGGAGCGCTACAAAGAGCAGTTTAAGGCCAATATAAAGGAGCAGCGCAAAAAGCTGAAGAAAACCGACAAGAAGAGCAAGCAAAAGCTGGAAGACGCCGAAGCTACCTTCGCGGAGCCTAAGCGGGGCATCGAAACGATGTTCCGGACGATGTACAGCAACCACATGAAGCTCTCGGACATGGCCGACAAAAAGGCCAACATGATGATCAGCCTGAATGCGGTGCTTATGTCTCTGATCATCACGTATTTCGGCGCCAAGCTAGGCAGTAAGTCGGCGGCTCTGAGCAACGTAGGCCTGTTACGAAACCCGGTTATCACTATCCCGATGAGTATTCTGCTCATTACGGCCCTTGGCTCGGTAGTGACGGCCATTTTGTGCGCTCAGCCCGATGTCACGAGCTTTAAGTGGCTCAAGCGTAGCCCCCAGATAGCTACCAACCGCCGTGTGAACCTGCTGTTCTTCGGTAATTTCAGCAAGCTCAGCCTCGATGATTTCCAAAGCGGCATGACTGAGATTATGCGCCAGAAAGATGCCCTCTACACCAACATGGTCACGGATATCTACTACCTCGGCGACGTACTTACGCGCAAATACCGGCTGCTGCGCCTGAGCTATACCATCTTCATGGTGGGCCTCATTCTCACGGCGCTATCGTTTGGCATTGTTCTGCTGTACAAGTCTTAA
- a CDS encoding SixA phosphatase family protein produces the protein MKTLYLMRHAKSSWSFDDLTDQERPLNGRGRDDAPTMGQALANRNIQLNLLVSSPAVRALSTAALVAKEIDYPHDKIQVIDRIYGAEVMDLLDVVRQFPDEADSVLLVGHNNTLTEFANLLSPSSLPELPTAAIVCLKFSCDQWAAINQNNAELYFYDHPRHEN, from the coding sequence ATGAAGACTTTGTACCTGATGCGTCATGCCAAATCGAGCTGGAGCTTTGATGATCTGACCGACCAGGAACGGCCCCTCAATGGCCGGGGCCGCGACGATGCGCCCACCATGGGTCAGGCTCTTGCCAACCGCAACATTCAGCTAAACCTGCTGGTGTCCTCCCCCGCTGTGCGGGCCCTGAGCACGGCTGCGCTGGTAGCCAAAGAGATAGACTACCCGCACGATAAAATCCAGGTGATAGACCGCATCTACGGGGCCGAGGTGATGGACCTGCTGGACGTGGTGCGCCAGTTTCCGGACGAGGCCGACTCGGTGCTGCTGGTAGGCCACAACAATACGCTCACGGAATTCGCCAACCTTCTCTCGCCGAGCTCCTTGCCGGAGCTGCCTACCGCCGCCATTGTGTGCTTGAAATTCAGCTGCGACCAGTGGGCGGCCATCAACCAGAACAACGCCGAGCTGTACTTCTACGACCATCCGCGCCACGAAAATTAA
- the ppk1 gene encoding polyphosphate kinase 1, which yields MEETKQVRPQLLNRELSWLAFNRRVLQEAQTPEVPLLERLKFLAIFSSNLDEYFKVRVATLRRLVKLKKKTRAKLGEDPVAQLHDLLAEVGRQQQEFGDTFRNGILPELRRQHIHLVSEHDLTEEQHAWAVAYFREKVQDLLSPVILDENLHHLFLRDQSVYLTFFLSQPTEKKKKHDEERVLVMELPTKRHGGRFVQLPTQGEEKYVMFLDDVIRCGASELFPKYKQVQVHAIKLSRDAELDIQEEVSGNMLAKIKSSLQKRETGYPARLLYDPAMPKEVLKAIMQKTGIGKEELVEGSRYHNFRDFFGFPDLGLPHLQYAEQPPLPHPTLPRTGKMLPAIAERDHLLHLPYQSFDYVTRLILEAAQDPLVSGISITLYRVSGKSEVAKALLKAAKNGKQVTVVVELKARFDEESNMFWAEKLQKAGANVIFGIPDLKVHSKLLLITRAEEDQNKLYAYLSTGNFNEVTSNIYADHGVFTAHPELTREMAEVFRYFHDRQDKTGQFHHLLVAPFELRERLNALIDHEIKLAKKGKEAYIILKLNALQDERMILKLYEASQAGVRVELLIRGISCLIPELEGQSENISQRGMVDRYLEHARVYVFGNGGEEKVYVASSDWMARNLDRRVEVAFPILQDDLRAEVRHLLDLQRQDNVKSRDCHNNFIGRDDVEAGKIQAQVETYQYLKKLSTKRRKAALTAAKQPKV from the coding sequence ATGGAAGAAACAAAACAGGTCCGCCCGCAGCTCTTAAACCGCGAATTAAGCTGGCTGGCCTTCAACCGCCGGGTATTGCAGGAAGCCCAGACCCCGGAAGTACCGCTGCTGGAACGCCTGAAGTTTCTGGCCATCTTCTCCAGCAACCTCGACGAATACTTCAAGGTGCGCGTGGCCACGCTGCGCCGCTTGGTAAAACTCAAAAAGAAAACCCGCGCCAAACTCGGCGAAGACCCCGTAGCGCAGCTCCACGATTTGCTGGCCGAAGTAGGCCGGCAGCAGCAGGAGTTCGGTGATACGTTTCGCAACGGCATTCTGCCGGAGCTGCGCCGCCAGCACATCCATCTGGTGTCGGAGCACGACCTGACGGAGGAGCAGCACGCTTGGGCAGTGGCCTACTTCCGCGAGAAGGTGCAGGACCTGCTTTCGCCCGTGATTCTGGACGAGAACCTGCACCACCTGTTCCTGCGCGACCAGAGCGTGTATCTCACCTTCTTCCTCTCGCAGCCTACCGAGAAAAAAAAGAAGCACGATGAGGAGCGCGTGCTGGTAATGGAGCTACCCACCAAGCGCCACGGTGGCCGCTTTGTGCAGCTGCCTACCCAAGGTGAAGAAAAATACGTGATGTTCCTAGATGACGTGATTCGCTGCGGCGCCTCGGAGCTGTTCCCGAAGTATAAGCAGGTGCAGGTGCACGCTATCAAGCTCTCCCGCGATGCCGAATTGGACATTCAGGAAGAGGTCTCCGGCAACATGCTGGCCAAGATCAAGAGCAGCTTACAGAAGCGCGAAACCGGCTATCCTGCCCGCCTGCTCTACGACCCTGCCATGCCCAAGGAAGTCCTGAAGGCCATTATGCAGAAGACCGGCATCGGGAAAGAGGAGCTGGTGGAAGGCAGCCGCTACCACAACTTCCGCGACTTCTTCGGTTTCCCGGACCTAGGCCTCCCGCATTTGCAGTATGCGGAGCAGCCGCCGCTGCCCCACCCCACGCTGCCGCGCACCGGCAAAATGCTGCCCGCCATTGCTGAGCGCGACCATCTGCTGCACCTGCCCTACCAATCCTTCGACTATGTAACACGCCTGATTCTGGAGGCCGCCCAGGACCCCTTGGTGAGCGGCATCAGTATCACGCTCTACCGGGTTTCGGGCAAGAGCGAGGTGGCCAAGGCCCTGCTGAAAGCCGCCAAAAACGGCAAGCAAGTAACGGTAGTAGTAGAGCTGAAGGCCCGCTTCGATGAGGAAAGCAACATGTTCTGGGCCGAGAAGCTGCAAAAAGCGGGTGCCAACGTCATTTTTGGCATTCCTGATCTGAAAGTGCACAGCAAGCTGCTGCTCATCACGCGCGCCGAGGAAGATCAGAACAAGCTGTATGCTTACCTGAGCACCGGCAACTTCAACGAGGTTACCAGCAATATTTACGCCGACCACGGCGTATTCACGGCCCACCCCGAGCTGACCCGCGAGATGGCCGAGGTGTTCCGCTACTTCCACGACCGCCAGGACAAAACCGGCCAATTCCATCATCTGCTGGTAGCGCCCTTCGAGCTGCGCGAGCGACTCAATGCCCTCATCGACCACGAAATTAAGCTGGCGAAGAAGGGCAAAGAGGCCTACATCATTCTCAAACTTAATGCCTTGCAGGATGAGCGCATGATCCTGAAGCTCTACGAGGCTAGCCAGGCCGGCGTGCGGGTGGAGCTGCTTATTCGGGGCATATCTTGCCTGATACCGGAGCTGGAAGGCCAGAGCGAGAACATCAGCCAGCGCGGCATGGTAGACCGCTACCTGGAGCACGCCCGCGTGTATGTATTCGGCAACGGCGGTGAGGAAAAGGTGTACGTAGCTTCTTCTGACTGGATGGCCCGCAACCTCGACCGGCGCGTAGAGGTAGCCTTCCCGATTCTGCAGGACGACCTGCGCGCCGAAGTGCGCCACCTACTGGACCTGCAGCGCCAGGACAACGTAAAATCGCGCGACTGCCACAACAACTTCATCGGCCGCGACGACGTGGAAGCCGGCAAGATTCAGGCCCAGGTAGAAACCTATCAGTATCTGAAAAAGCTCAGCACCAAGCGCCGCAAAGCCGCCCTTACCGCCGCCAAGCAGCCTAAGGTATAA
- a CDS encoding c-type cytochrome: MSASLILLRLHLLVVLAFLAFFAFKAALLLLNRHEQLRTVRARSRVADSVLGLLILFSGGLLLAYYPGTTPGWLWLKLGLVLVLLPLAIAAMRRQNKPGVVLTLLGFFYVYGLAETGSLSLQRPAAPASYAVTPGLAESTATPDPEAPARLVDDSTSANTIAAVAAAADAAENADAPDAALTAGKAIFTQRCTPCHGADGRLGLNGARDLTKSNLNAAGRVYMVTNGSLSKKMPSFQQQLTEAQIQQVVAYSLTLR, translated from the coding sequence ATGTCTGCTTCTCTGATTTTGCTGCGCCTGCACCTACTGGTGGTGCTGGCATTTCTTGCGTTTTTCGCCTTCAAGGCGGCCTTATTGCTGCTCAACCGCCACGAGCAGTTACGCACCGTGCGGGCCCGCTCCCGCGTCGCCGACTCCGTACTAGGCCTCTTGATTTTATTTTCCGGCGGCCTGCTACTGGCCTACTACCCAGGCACTACGCCAGGCTGGCTCTGGCTGAAACTCGGGCTGGTGCTGGTGCTACTGCCACTGGCTATTGCGGCCATGCGCCGGCAAAACAAGCCCGGCGTGGTCCTGACGCTGCTGGGGTTTTTCTACGTGTATGGCCTGGCCGAAACCGGCAGCCTCTCCTTGCAGCGCCCGGCCGCGCCAGCCTCTTATGCCGTTACGCCTGGCCTAGCAGAATCCACCGCAACGCCTGACCCGGAGGCTCCGGCTCGTTTAGTCGATGATAGCACCTCAGCCAACACTATTGCCGCCGTTGCAGCGGCGGCAGATGCTGCCGAAAACGCCGATGCCCCCGACGCTGCGCTTACGGCAGGTAAGGCTATTTTCACGCAGCGTTGCACTCCCTGCCACGGTGCTGATGGCCGCCTAGGCCTGAATGGCGCCCGCGACCTGACGAAAAGCAACCTGAATGCCGCCGGTCGCGTGTACATGGTTACCAACGGCAGCTTAAGCAAGAAAATGCCGAGCTTCCAGCAACAGCTCACCGAAGCCCAGATTCAGCAGGTTGTTGCGTATTCTCTTACTCTAAGGTAA